From Methanobacterium bryantii, a single genomic window includes:
- the cobI gene encoding precorrin-2 C(20)-methyltransferase has translation MKKGKFIGIGVGPGDPDLLTVKAVKTLNEVDVICAPKSSKSKPSVALSIIDPVLNDRKSEYETLEPLFPMIENKKELQKYWADAAQVIIEKLNEGLDVAFITLGDPSVYSTFSYVFKIIEGMDFETMVIPGITSFTGCAASAKMQLAEKDEIMVIVPKVDERLSQIMACGDTFVIMKTSRHSDMLEDIINQDKRDKEIISVQNCSMNDEKIFDGFVEDKKYLSTTIVKFKNKK, from the coding sequence ATGAAAAAAGGCAAATTTATAGGCATAGGTGTAGGGCCTGGAGACCCTGATCTTTTAACAGTTAAGGCGGTAAAGACACTGAATGAAGTTGATGTAATATGCGCGCCTAAATCTTCAAAATCAAAGCCAAGTGTGGCATTATCAATTATAGATCCAGTTTTAAATGACCGCAAAAGTGAGTATGAAACTTTAGAACCTCTTTTTCCAATGATTGAAAATAAAAAAGAGCTTCAAAAGTACTGGGCCGATGCCGCACAGGTTATAATTGAGAAATTGAATGAGGGACTGGATGTTGCATTTATAACATTAGGGGACCCTTCTGTTTACAGTACTTTCTCTTACGTATTCAAGATAATTGAAGGCATGGACTTTGAAACCATGGTGATTCCAGGTATCACATCGTTTACGGGGTGCGCAGCAAGTGCAAAAATGCAGCTTGCAGAAAAAGATGAAATCATGGTTATAGTACCAAAGGTAGACGAAAGATTATCCCAGATTATGGCATGTGGAGATACATTTGTTATAATGAAAACATCAAGACATTCTGATATGCTTGAAGATATTATAAATCAGGATAAAAGGGATAAAGAAATAATATCGGTTCAAAACTGCAGCATGAATGATGAGAAGATATTCGATGGTTTTGTAGAGGATAAGAAGTATTTATCAACCACTATTGTTAAATTTAAAAATAAGAAGTAG
- a CDS encoding V4R domain-containing protein, with product MAKKNQKKQKNTGVKLFSTEEGINVIKSPMKAQILSLLEKSEMSFDRIVEHTGKSKSTVSEHLQALVDDGIIDYRPDPEDRRRKIFYIKSRHLGDVSSIKELEEGAEHYFAGVSDYKDPFEFFRLMFRTIRVALLKEGINIDPLLHQAGIKVGETVYNDLKSADTEEFVKNIAEFWERNKLGRVKIESTEPIVINAYDCFECEDLPQIGRSACAFDSGILEAIFSKHFGHEVNADEVKCYAKGDDYCCFVIKEKELGNPHYKSLTS from the coding sequence ATGGCTAAAAAAAATCAGAAGAAACAGAAAAACACGGGCGTGAAACTATTCTCAACTGAAGAGGGAATAAATGTCATTAAAAGCCCTATGAAAGCTCAAATATTATCTCTACTTGAGAAAAGTGAAATGAGTTTTGACCGCATTGTAGAGCACACAGGTAAATCCAAATCAACAGTTTCAGAACATCTTCAAGCCCTGGTAGATGACGGAATAATTGATTACAGGCCAGATCCAGAAGACCGCCGGAGAAAAATATTTTATATTAAATCACGCCACCTAGGAGATGTATCTTCTATAAAAGAGCTTGAAGAAGGTGCAGAACATTACTTTGCAGGAGTTTCCGATTACAAGGATCCCTTTGAATTCTTCAGATTAATGTTTCGAACCATCAGGGTTGCCCTATTAAAAGAAGGCATAAATATAGATCCTTTACTGCACCAAGCAGGTATAAAAGTTGGGGAAACAGTTTATAATGATTTAAAATCGGCAGATACAGAAGAATTCGTTAAAAATATTGCAGAATTTTGGGAAAGAAATAAATTAGGGCGGGTTAAAATTGAAAGTACGGAACCCATAGTTATAAATGCCTACGACTGCTTTGAATGTGAAGATTTACCCCAGATTGGAAGATCTGCGTGTGCATTTGATTCAGGAATACTGGAAGCGATTTTTTCAAAACACTTCGGCCATGAAGTTAACGCTGATGAAGTCAAATGCTACGCTAAAGGCGATGACTACTGCTGTTTTGTAATAAAAGAAAAGGAACTTGGAAATCCCCATTATAAAAGTTTGACATCGTAA